Proteins from a genomic interval of Corynebacterium deserti GIMN1.010:
- a CDS encoding MFS transporter produces MILSIVLLGYFMILLDTSIVITGLPAIGVDLGLSPLHLSWVQNAYTLSFGALLLLGARAGDIYGRKKTLNVGIVLFMVASVAIAFAPHAYVLIGARIVQGLDAAIIAPATLALITEHFPEGPQRLRATSAYGAVAGIGVAAGMVIGGVFAEALSWRIGFIINVPMGLILLYLVKRSLPATAAKQETLDILGAISSTLGIAGVLYAIVLSAENGWGSPTVFVPLAAGVVLFAWFLFHESRVTHPLLPLHLFKDRQRNAILASRFLLVGSVMSFFFFSTQLLQDATGFNALQAGLAFVPLSLVQFATARFSPRLAGHGMSEATLIVGGLLIMVVGMVSLAIAPYMVGFWIGLILVGGGQGFAFGPMTSSALSRATPEDAGALSGLVNSVHQIGGTFGVGVFGALAVAVVGHEETAAMITERAHLGFTISSVSFAVATILAVSSFAPIKRSSEQLHPS; encoded by the coding sequence ATGATCTTAAGCATTGTCCTTTTGGGGTATTTCATGATTTTGCTGGATACCTCCATTGTTATTACTGGCCTGCCCGCCATCGGTGTGGATCTGGGCCTTAGTCCCCTCCATTTGTCGTGGGTGCAAAATGCCTACACCTTAAGCTTTGGCGCGTTGTTACTGCTGGGCGCTCGCGCGGGCGATATTTATGGACGCAAGAAAACCCTCAACGTGGGCATTGTCCTGTTCATGGTTGCCTCAGTAGCCATTGCGTTTGCGCCACATGCCTATGTGTTGATTGGTGCCCGCATTGTCCAAGGCTTGGACGCTGCGATTATCGCACCAGCTACGTTGGCTCTAATCACTGAGCATTTTCCCGAGGGCCCGCAACGACTTCGTGCAACCTCTGCCTACGGTGCAGTCGCTGGCATTGGCGTGGCTGCAGGCATGGTGATTGGTGGTGTGTTCGCCGAGGCGTTGTCCTGGCGGATTGGGTTTATCATCAACGTGCCGATGGGCTTGATTTTGCTTTACCTGGTCAAACGCTCTCTTCCTGCTACAGCCGCAAAGCAGGAAACGCTGGATATTCTAGGTGCGATCAGTTCCACCCTTGGTATCGCTGGAGTGCTCTACGCAATTGTGTTGAGTGCCGAGAACGGATGGGGATCCCCAACGGTCTTTGTTCCCCTAGCGGCAGGTGTGGTGTTGTTTGCTTGGTTCCTCTTTCACGAATCCCGCGTCACTCACCCACTGCTCCCCTTGCATCTGTTTAAAGATCGTCAACGCAACGCGATTTTGGCTTCTCGATTCCTGCTGGTGGGTTCGGTCATGTCGTTTTTCTTCTTCTCCACCCAACTGTTGCAAGATGCGACGGGATTTAATGCCTTGCAGGCTGGTCTAGCTTTTGTGCCGCTGTCGTTGGTGCAATTTGCCACGGCACGCTTTAGTCCACGACTAGCGGGGCACGGCATGTCAGAAGCAACCCTGATTGTAGGTGGCCTGCTCATCATGGTCGTCGGCATGGTGTCGCTTGCCATTGCTCCATACATGGTTGGCTTCTGGATCGGATTGATCCTCGTCGGCGGTGGCCAAGGATTTGCCTTTGGCCCCATGACATCAAGCGCACTTTCGCGAGCTACTCCAGAAGATGCAGGAGCGTTGTCGGGATTGGTGAACTCAGTCCACCAAATCGGTGGCACATTCGGCGTGGGAGTGTTCGGTGCACTGGCAGTTGCGGTGGTTGGACATGAAGAAACCGCCGCAATGATCACCGAGCGCGCTCACCTTGGATTCACAATCTCCTCAGTGAGCTTCGCTGTGGCAACCATATTGGCGGTTTCGTCGTTTGCTCCGATAAAACGCTCTAGTGAGCAGCTGCATCCCAGTTAG